Proteins encoded in a region of the Populus nigra chromosome 3, ddPopNigr1.1, whole genome shotgun sequence genome:
- the LOC133689957 gene encoding alpha-L-arabinofuranosidase 1-like: protein MGYWKASCSVLLVCFFAGLCSVYQCSAAEVDAYQTAKLIVNASSGRPIPETLFGIFFEEINHAGAGGIWAELVSNRGFEAGGQNTPSNIAPWSIIGDQSSLTVSTDRSSCFERNKVALRMHVLCDSEGSNICPAGGVGIYNPGFWGMNIEQGKIYKVVLYVRSLGSINVSVSLTSSDGLQILATANIVDSDVSNWTKTEVLLEAKGTNPNSRLQLTTSRKGVIWFDQVSAMPLDTYKGHGFQKELIEMLEDIKPQFIRFPGGCFVEGEWLRNAFRWKESIGPWEERPGHFGDVWMYWTDDGLGYFEFLQLSEDLGARPIWVFNNGISHRDEVDTTTVSPFVQEALDGLEFARGASDSKWGSVRAAMGHPEPFDLKYVAVGNEDCWKKNYRGNYLKFYDAIKSAYPDIKIISNCDGSSHSLDHPADYYDFHIYTSASHLFSMTHQFDHTSRSGPKAFVSEYAVTGKDAGTGSLLAALAEAGFLIGLEKNSDIVEMASYAPLFVNDNDRRWNPDAIVFNSSMHYGTPSYWVQKFFRESSGATLLDAKLQTNSSSLVASAITWTNSVDGETYLKIKIVNFGNRHVSLKVSVDGLGLNSQLSGSTKTVLTSSNVMDENSFTDPNKVVPDLSLLENADKDMNMIIAPYSLTSLDLLTESNNIRMPQTDSSARSSI, encoded by the exons ATGGGTTATTGGAAGGCCTCCTGCAGTGTTCTTCTGGTCTGCTTCTTTGCTGGTCTTTGTTCCGTGTATCAATGCTCTGCTGCTGAAGTTGATGCATATCAGACAGCAAAATTGATCGTTAATGCCTCCAGTGGTCGGCCTATTCCTGAAACACTCTTTGGAATTTTCTTCGAG GAGATAAACCATGCCGGAGCTGGTGGGATATGGGCAGAGCTTGTAAGCAATCGGg GTTTTGAAGCTGGGGGCCAAAATACTCCCTCAAATATTGCTCCCTGGTCTATAATTGGTGATCAGTCATCTTTAACTGTATCTACTGATCGTTCTTCTTGCTTTGAGCGCAATAAGGTTGCACTCCGAATGCATGTGCTCTGTGACAGCGAGGGCAGTAATATTTGCCCAGCTGGCGGAGTTGGAATATATAATCCAGGGTTTTGGGGCATG AATATTGAACAAGGGAAGATCTACAAAGTAGTTCTTTATGTTCGTTCTCTTGGATCAATCAATGTATCTGTATCATTGACGAGCTCAGATGGGCTGCAGATATTGGCAACTGCTAACATTGT AGATTCTGATGTTTCAAACTGGACAAAGACCGAGGTTCTATTGGAAGCCAAAGGAACAAATCCTAATTCAAGGCTTCAGTTGACAACATCCAGGAAAGGTGTAATATGGTTTGATCAAGTGTCAGCTATGCCTTTGGACACATACAAG GGGCATGGTTTCCAAAAGGAGCTCATTGAAATGCTTGAAGATATAAAACCCCAATTTATCAGATTTCCTG GTGGATGCTTCGTTGAAGGTGAATGGTTGAGAAATGCATTTCGCTGGAAGGAAAGCATTGGACCCTGGGAGGAGAGACCTGGGCATTTTGGTGATGTTTGGATGTATTGGACTGATGATGGACTTGGTTACTTTGAGTTTCTTCAA CTATCTGAAGATCTTGGTGCACGGCCTATATGGGTGTTCAACAATG GAATCAGCCATCGGGATGAAGTTGATACCACCACTGTCTCACCTTTTGTACAA GAAGCCCTTGATGGTCTTGAGTTTGCTAGAGGCGCTTCTGATTCTAAATGGGGTTCTGTAAGAGCAGCAATGGGGCATCCAGAGCCGTTTGACTTGAAATATGTTGCTGTTGGGAACGAGGACTGTTGGAAGAAGAATTACCGAG GAAATTATCTCAAGTTCTACGATGCTATAAAAAGTGCCTATCCcgacatcaaaataatctcaaaCTGTGATGGGTCTTCTCATTCTTTGGATCATCCTGCTGATTACTATGATTTTCAT ATTTATACATCTGCCAGCCACCTGTTTTCTATGACTCATCAATTTGATCACACATCCCGCTCTGGTCCAAAG GCTTTTGTGAGTGAGTATGCTGTGACTGGAAAAGATGCTGGCACAGGAAGTCTTTTAGCAGCACTTGCTGAAGCTGGATTCCTCATTGGGCTGGAAAAGAACAG TGATATTGTGGAGATGGCAAGCTACGCACCACTTTTCGTGAATGACAATGATAGGAG GTGGAATCCAGATGCAATTGTCTTCAACTCCTCAATGCACTATGGAACTCCAAGCTACTGGGTGCAGAAATTCTTCAGAGAGTCGAGTGGAGCAACTCTGCTTGATGCTAAACTACAAACAAATTCCTCTTCACTTGTTGCATCTGCAATTACCTGGACAAACTCAGTGGATGGTGAAACTTACCTGAAAATAAAG ATTGTGAATTTTGGGAACAGGCACGTGAGTCTCAAAGTTTCAGTTGATGGATTGGGGCTCAACTCACAATTGTCTGGATCAACAAAAACTGTGCTCACTTCTTCGAATGTAATGGACGAGAATTCCTTCACGGATCCAAACAAG
- the LOC133689329 gene encoding histone-lysine N-methyltransferase, H3 lysine-9 specific SUVH1-like: protein MEESAGEGPIDMSRVLNVKPLRTLTPVFSSPSNSSSFSQGSAPFVCVPPAGPFPPGVSPFFPFSGIPNQSSGDHTPISPAVPINSFRSPEPLRRAANGNAGSSRRVNRNNRGVEEDGYSDDQAQSSQSRYQKRKKGGHDKFASPDVDTDVMVENIFQSYNLVQFEAARLYDGDKDSVGYVLLVFNLLRRQIAQLEDTKEATSGQSRRPDLKTGNVLMTKGIRTNAKKRVGAVPGVEIGDIFFFRMELCTIGLHAPSMAGIDYMSVRISQDEEPIAVSIVSSGGYEDDVDGDDGLIYTGQGKEMDQKLERGNLALEKSLHRGNDIRVIRGIKDVGNPTGKVYMYDGLYRIQESWLEKGKSGSNVFRYKLGRLPGQPEAYKTWKKIQQWKDGTITRFGIILPDLTSGCETLPVSLVNDVDNEKGPAYFTYSPNLKYSKPAPRDPFVGCACNGACLPGNENCDCIQKNGGYLPHIVNGVIVSQKSVIYECGPSCQCPPTCRNRVSQGGLRVRLEVFKTKEKGWGLRSWDPIRAGAFICVYAGEAVDDSKAQELAGENEDDHIFDGSRTYQPVEILPGDSNNAPNLPFPLVINARNAGNVARFINHSCSPNLFWQPVLRGNSKEFDLHIAFYAIRHIPPMTELTYCYGMVPPEKADCGKRKCSCGSPKCRGFFY from the coding sequence ATGGAAGAATCAGCAGGCGAAGGCCCAATAGATATGTCCAGGGTTTTGAATGTAAAGCCCTTGCGGACTCTTACTCCAGTATTCTCTTCACCATCAAATTCCAGTTCTTTTTCTCAAGGTTCTGCCCCTTTTGTTTGTGTTCCCCCAGCTGGTCCTTTCCCACCTGGAGTTTCCCCGTTCTTTCCATTTTCTGGTATACCTAATCAATCTTCCGGTGACCACACCCCAATATCACCAGCGGTTCCTATCAATTCATTTCGCTCACCTGAGCCTCTCAGACGCGCTGCAAATGGAAATGCTGGGTCATCAAGGAGGGTTAATAGAAACAACAGGGGTGTGGAAGAAGATGGGTATAGCGATGACCAAGCTCAGAGTTCGCAGAGTAGATATCAGAAGAGGAAAAAAGGCGGCCATGACAAATTTGCTTCTCCTGATGTTGACACAGATGTGAtggtagaaaatattttccagtccTATAACCTTGTGCAATTTGAAGCAGCACGACTATATGATGGCGATAAAGATTCTGTAGGATATGTACTCCTGGTTTTCAATTTGCTCCGAAGACAAATAGCACAGCTGGAAGATACAAAGGAAGCCACATCGGGGCAATCAAGGCGCCCTGACTTGAAAACAGGTAATGTTTTGATGACCAAAGGAATTCGGACGAATGCCAAGAAGAGAGTTGGAGCTGTACCTGGTGTGGAAATTggtgatattttcttttttagaatggAATTGTGCACAATTGGACTGCATGCTCCAAGTATGGCTGGAATAGATTACATGTCTGTCAGGATCAGTCAAGATGAAGAACCAATAGCTGTTAGCATTGTTTCATCAGGAGGATATGAAGATGATGTTGACGGTGATGATGGTTTGATTTACACTGGCCAAGGTAAGGAAATGGATCAAAAGCTTGAAAGGGGTAACCTTGCGCTGGAGAAGAGCTTGCACCGTGGTAATGACATTAGAGTAATCAGGGGTATAAAGGATGTGGGAAATCCAACTGGAAAGGTATATATGTATGATGGTTTATATAGAATCCAAGAGTCATGGTTAGAGAAAGGAAAGTCTGGTTCCAATGTTTTTAGGTATAAGTTGGGTAGGTTACCTGGCCAGCCTGAGGCATACAAAACGTGGAAAAAAATTCAGCAATGGAAGGATGGTACTATTACTAGGTTTGGGATTATACTGCCTGATCTTACTTCAGGGTGTGAAACTTTACCTGTTTCCCTTGTGAATGATGTTGACAATGAAAAGGGGCCTGCCTATTTCACTTATTCTCCAAACCTCAAGTATTCAAAACCTGCACCAAGGGATCCTTTTGTTGGCTGTGCTTGCAATGGTGCATGTCTCCCAGGAAACGAGAACTGTGATTGTATTCAGAAAAATGGAGGCTATCTTCCTCACATTGTGAATGGGGTTATTGTGAGCCAAAAATCTGTGATATATGAGTGTGGTCCTTCCTGTCAGTGCCCTCCAACTTGCCGTAATCGTGTGTCTCAGGGTGGTTTGAGAGTTCGTTTGGAGGTGTTTAAGACTAAGGAAAAAGGTTGGGGTTTAAGATCCTGGGATCCCATACGAGCTGGAGCTTTTATATGTGTATATGCAGGAGAAGCTGTTGATGATTCGAAGGCACAAGAGCTTGCAGGTGAAAATGAAGATGATCACATCTTTGATGGTTCCCGCACTTACCAGCCAGTGGAAATTTTGCCTGGTGATTCCAATAATGCTCCAAACCTCCCATTTCCTCTTGTAATAAATGCCAGAAATGCTGGGAATGTAGCTCGTTTCATAAATCACAGTTGCTCTCCAAATCTGTTCTGGCAGCCAGTTTTACGTGGAAATAGCAAGGAGTTTGATCTCCATATTGCATTTTATGCCATCAGACACATTCCTCCTATGACAGAGTTGACATATTGTTATGGGATGGTACCTCCTGAAAAAGCAGATTGTGGGAAGAGAAAATGCTCATGTGGATCACCAAAGTGCAGAGGTTTTTTCTATTGA
- the LOC133690387 gene encoding probable protein S-acyltransferase 1, translating to MDPSPTTKSKRLYQLWKGNNKFLCGGRAVFGPDAGSLFLTTFLIGGPATAFCIKMLLLLVRKDDPCYDIPVLVGGLVLAIMDFVFLFMTSGRDPGIIPRNCQPPESDESVGIASQSMEWVNNKITDVKLPRTKDLIVNGHSIKVKFCDTCLLYRPPRASHCSICNNCIQKFDHHCPWVGQCIGRRNYPYFIGFITSSTTLCIYVFAFSWFNVLRQHGTLWSAMSNDVLSVVLIAYCFIAFWFVGGLTLFHVYLISTNQTTYENFRYRYDKKENPFNRGIIKNFKQVFFSKIPVSAINFREWVAEDDDSIKGGSDINGNFVGKGKFDIEMGGKFGKDGAMHLPSILQNLDYGSLDDSLKKKGEEKPAFDPFLFPADQEQPNSPQISIDKSNPVGDNRKQQLS from the exons ATGGACCCTTCtcccacaacaaaatccaagagGCTCTATCAACTTTGGAAGGGTAACAAT AAATTCCTCTGTGGTGGGAGAGCAGTCTTCGGTCCTGATGCAGGATCTCTATTTTTGACAACATTTTTAATTGGAGGTCCTGCAACAGCATTCTGCATAAAGATGCTGCTGCTGTTAGTCAGAAAAGATGATCCCTGCTACGACATTCCAGTTCTAGTTGGGGGATTGGTCCTCGCTATTATG GACTTCGTATTTCTCTTCATGACATCAGGTAGAGATCCAGGAATAATCCCTAGGAACTGCCAGCCACCTGAATCAGATGAATCGGTTGGCATCGCTTCCCAATCTATGGAGTGGgttaataacaaaattacagACGTGAAATTGCCTCGTACGAAGGATCTAATTGTTAATGGCCACAGTATTAAAGTGAAGTTCTGCGACACTTGTCTGTTATATCGTCCGCCACGAGCTTCACATTGCTCCATCTGCAACAATTGTATTCAGAAGTTTGATCATCATTGTCCATGGGTGGGTCAGTGCATTGGACGG CGCAACTATCCATATTTCATAGGCTTTATAACCTCATCAACCACTTTGTGCATATATGTGTTTgcattttcttggtttaatgtTCTCCGGCAACATGGAACTTTGTGGAGTGCTATGTCGAATGACGTTCTCTCTGTTGTTCTCATTGCATACTGCTTCATAGCATTCTGGTTTGTTGGTGGGCTAACGCTTTTCCACGTCTACCTGATTAGCACGAACCAG ACCACTTACGAAAATTTCCGGTACCGCTATGATAAGAAGGAAAACCCCTTCAACAGAGGGATCATAAAGAACTTTAAACAAGTGTTCTTCTCGAAGATCCCAGTTTCAGCAATCAATTTCCGAGAATGGGTGGCAGAAGATGATGATTCTATAAAGGGTGGTTCGGACATAAATGGAAACTTCGTTGGGAAAGGGAAATTCGACATAGAAATGGGAGGTAAATTTGGCAAGGATGGAGCCATGCATCTCCCTAGTATCTTGCAGAATCTGGATTATGGCAGTCTTGATGatagtttaaagaaaaaaggagaagaaaaaccTGCATTTGACCCCTTTTTATTCCCTGCCGATCAAGAACAACCAAATTCACCGCAGATCTCCATCGATAAAAGCAATCCTGTGGGAGATAACAGGAAACAACAGCTTTCATGA
- the LOC133688844 gene encoding probable protein S-acyltransferase 1 has translation MNPKSGSSSTAASPVREGGGGMMDKGHKPKRLYQVWKGSNRFFCGGRLILGPDVASIFLTTLLIAAPAIAFCIKVYYKIVDEGSVNARWYPVLVVGFILTVLTLVFLFLTSFRDPGIVCRNTRPTESDETGGANTPSMEWISGRTPYLRLPRTKDVMVNGHTVKVKYCDTCLLYRPPRASHCSICNNCVQRFDHHCPWVGQCIGMRNYRFFFLFISTATILCLYIFGFSWIFILNGKRNVWKTATHDILADFLMVYCFITIWFVGGLTAFHSYLICTNQTTYENFRYRYDKKENPYNRGVIRNIREIFFSKILPSMNKFRSFVDEDEHMAVGSLTPNLGDNLDRSKGKIDIEMGAKVAGASNYSLPEILQTLDYDDDSDDNLKTKVEDGRPVMDLSFHGELDLKESVQISIVGNGSIESVHCPNASDGVRESAISSRESVQISIAEDGAGESAKSAIAGNAVIVSSQNSTSEDGVYINNSIVEDRTNPAEGSTDDHNSHQTTAPVLQV, from the exons ATGAATCCGAAATCGGGTTCTTCTTCTACTGCTGCTTCTCCTGTtagagaaggaggaggagggatGATGGACAAGGGTCATAAGCCTAAGAGGCTCTATCAAGTTTGGAAAGGAAGCAAT AGATTTTTCTGTGGTGGGAGATTGATCCTTGGCCCTGATGTGGCATCAATTTTTCTAACAACACTTCTTATCGCTGCCCCTGCTATTGCCTTTTGTATCAAAGTCTATTACAAGATCGTGGATGAAGGTTCTGTAAATGCCCGGTGGTATCCTGTATTAGTTGTTGGATTCATCCTTACTGTATTA acTTTAGTATTTCTCTTCTTGACATCTTTCCGAGATCCTGGAATAGTCTGTAGAAATACAAGGCCTACCGAGTCAGATGAAACAGGTGGTGCAAATACCCCGTCAATGGAATGGATCAGTGGGAGAACCCCCTATTTGAGATTACCTCGGACAAAAGACGTGATGGTAAATGGCCACACTGTGAAAGTTAAGTACTGTGACACCTGTTTGCTTTATCGACCTCCCCGTGCTTCCCATTGTTCAATTTGCAACAACTGTGTTCAGAGATTTGATCATCACTGTCCATGGGTTGGCCAGTGCATTGGAATG CGTAACTATCGGTTCTTCTTTCTGTTTATATCGACAGCAACCATCTTGTGCTTATACATTTTCGGGTTTTCTTGGATCTTCATTCTTAATGGAAAGAGAAATGTTTGGAAAACTGCAACACACGATATACTTGCTGATTTTCTCATGGTCTACTGCTTCATAACTATCTGGTTTGTTGGTGGCCTCACAGCTTTCCATTCCTATCTGATTTGCACAAACCAG ACTACATATGAGAATTTCCGCTACCGGTATGATAAGAAGGAGAATCCATATAATAGGGGAGTGATAAGAAATATTAGAGAAATCTTTTTCTCAAAGATCCTGCCTTCAATGAATAAGTTCCGATCATTTGTGGATGAAGATGAACACATGGCAGTCGGATCTCTGACACCAAATCTTGGAGATAATTTGGATAGGTCAAAGGGGAAAATCGACATTGAAATGGGAGCTAAGGTTGCAGGAGCTAGTAATTATTCCCTTCcagaaattttacaaactttgGATTATGATGATGATTCAGATGATAATTTAAAGACGAAGGTGGAAGATGGAAGACCAGTCATGGACCTGTCCTTTCATGGAGAGCTAGATCTGAAAGAATCAGTTCAAATCTCTATTGTTGGCAATGGATCAATAGAATCAGTACATTGTCCAAATGCCTCAGATGGAGTGAGGGAATCTGCTATAAGTTCAAGGGAATCTGTTCAAATTTCCATTGCTGAAGATGGAGCTGGAGAATCTGCTAAAAGTGCCATTGCTGGTAATGCAGTGATAGTATCTTCGCAAAACTCCACTTCCGAAGATGGGGTATATATCAATAATTCTATTGTTGAAGATAGGACTAACCCAGCTGAGGGCAGTACTGATGATCACAATTCTCATCAAACCACAGCACCGGTTCTTCAAGTATAA